The Chlorobaculum sp. MV4-Y genome contains the following window.
TTCTTCAGGGCGCCGAAGCCGGTCATCCGGAAGCGATTGCCCAGCTCGGTAACGCTCCGAGGCTTGTTGCCAAGAGAATCCTGACCGTGGTGGTTCCCGATGATCTCTGCCAGACGGCTATCGACACGATCATCAAAACCAACCAGACCGGCAAGCCGGGAGACGGCAAGATTTTCGTGACGCCGATTCTCGACACCGTCAGGGTCAGAACCGGAGAGGAAGGCGACTTAGCGCTTAACTGAGGCAGAACAAAGACAATACTTTAAAGGTGTAAACGGAGAACATTAGCATGGAGGCGAAAGTACTCATACCAGATCCTTCCAAAATCAAGGAGGAACTGATCAATAAATACCCGGCCAAGGTCGCCAAAAAGCGCAGCAAGTCGATCGTGATCAACGACCCGGAGACGGTTCCCGAGGTGCAGGCCAACGTTCGTACGGTGCCGGGTATCATCACGCAGCGCGGCTGCGCCTACGCAGGCTGCAAGGGCGTGGTGCTCGGCCCGACGCGCGATATCGTGAACATCGTTCACGGCCCGATCGGCTGCAGCTTTTACGCATGGCTGACCCGCCGTAACCAGACCAGACCGGAAACCCCGGAGCATGAAAACTACATCACCTACTGCTTCTCGACCGACATGCAGGAAGAGCACGTGGTGTTCGGTGGTGAAAAGAAGCTGAAGGTGGCGATCCAGGAGGCCTATGACCTCTTCCACCCGAAAGCCATCGCGATCTTCTCGACCTGCCCGGTCGGCCTCATCGGTGACGACGTACAAGCCGTGTCGCGAGAGATGAAGGAGAAGCTCGGCGACTGCAACGTCTTCGGCTTCAGCTGCGAAGGCTACCGCGGCGTCAGTCAGTCGGCTGGTCACCACATCGCCAACAACGGTGTGTTCAAGCACATGGTCGGCAACAACAACGAAGTCAAACCCGGCAAGTTCAAGCTGAACCTGCTCGGCGAGTACAACATCGGCGGCGACGCTTTCGAAATCGAGCGTCTGCTCGAGAAGTGCGGCATCACGCTCGTTGCCTCCTTCAGCGGCAACTCGACGGTTGGAGCCATCGAGAACGCGCACACGGCTGACCTCAACGTCATCATGTGCCACCGCTCGATCAACTACATGGGCGACATGATGGAGACCAAGTACGGCATTCCATGGATGAAGGTCAACTTCGTCGGCGCTGAATCGACCGCAAAGTCGCTGCACAAGATCGCCGAGTATTTCGGTGACGAGGAGCTGAAAGCCCGCGTCGAAGAGGTGATTGCCGAAGAGGTTCCCGCAGTCAAGGCGATCATCGACGAGATCCGCCCGCGCACCGAAGGCAAAACCGCCATGCTGTTCGTCGGCGGCTCGCGCGCGCACCACTACCAGGATCTGTTCTCGGAGCTTGGCATGACAACGCTCGCCGCTGGTTACGAGTTCGCTCACCGCGATGACTACGAAGGCCGCGAAGTGCTGCCCAAAATCAAGATCGATGCCGACAGCAAGAACATTGAGGAGCTGAAGGTCACCGCCGATCCCGAGCTGTACAACCCGAGAAAAACCGAAGCCGAACTCGAAGAGTTGAAAGCCAAGGGCCTTGAGATCAACGGCTACGAAGGCATGATGAAACAGATGATGAAAAAGACCCTCGTGGTCGATGACGTCAGCCACTACGAGTCCGAAAAGCTCATCGAGCTGTACAAGCCCGACATCTTCTGCGCCGGTATCAAGGAGAAGTATGTCGTCCAGAAGATGGGAGTGCCGCTCAAGCAGCTTCACAGCTACGATTACGGCGGTCCCTACACCGGCTTCAAGGGTGCGGTGAACTTCTACAAGGACATCGACCGCATGGTCAACAACCCGGTCTGGAAGATGATTAAAGCGCCCTGGGAGAAAGCTGAATCGGATTCGCTGGAAGCCAGCTACGTCGCATCATAAGATGTAAAATATTATAAAGGAGAATAATCGATGTTATTACGTCATACCACAAAAGAGGTCAAAGAGCGCGAGGGGCTGACGATCAATCCGGCGAAGACCTGCCAGCCGATCGGCGCCATGTATGCCGCCCTCGGCATTCACGGCTGTCTGCCCCACAGCCACGGCTCGCAGGGCTGCTGCTCCTACCACCGCAGCACCCTGACCCGCCACTACAAAGAGCCGGTGATGGCCGCCACCAGCTCGTTCACCGAAGGCGCTTCGGTGTTCGGCGGACAGGCCAACCTGCTTTCGGCAATCGAGACCATCTTTTCGGTTTATGAGCCGGATGTGATTGCGGTGCACTCCACCTGCCTGTCCGAAACCATCGGCGACGACTTGCAGCAGATCACCAAGAAGGCCAAAGACGACGGCAAGATTCCTGAAGGCAAGTACGTCATCTACGCCAGCACCCCGAGCTTCGTGGGTTCGCACATCACCGGTTACGCCAACATGGTGACCGGCATGGCCGAGCAGTTCGCGGTCTCGACCGGCGAAAAGAAAGATCAGGTCAACGTCATCGCGGGCTGGATGGAGCCGTCCGACATGCGCGAAATCAAGTCACTCGCCTCGCGGCTCGGCGTCAAAATCGTGCTCTTCCCCGACACCTCCGACGTGCTCGACGCGCCGCAGACCGGCAAGCACGAGTTCTATCCGAAAGGCGGCACCACCATCGCCGAGCTGATGAGCGCCGGTGACAGCAAGTGCTCGCTCGCCCTCGGCTGCGTCAGCGCCGAACCGGCAGCAATCGCGCTCGACAAGAAGTGCAAGGTGCCGTTCGAGACGGTTGACATGCCCATTGGCCTGTCGGCAACCGACCGCTTCATCATGGCCCTCAGCAAGGCTGGCAGCGTGAAGGTGCCGGACGAAATCACCGCCGAGCGCGGCCGGCTGGTGGACGTCATGGCCGACATGGAGCAGTACTTCTACGGCAAGAAGGTGGCGCTGTTCGGCGACCCCGACCAGCTCATCCCGCTCACCGAGTTCCTCCTCGACCTGGGCATGATTCCGGCGCACATCGTCAGCGGCACACCGGGCATGAGGTTCGAAAAGCGCATGAAGGAGATTCTCGAAAGGGCTCCGGGCGCGAACTTCCGCAACGGCCCGCAGGCTGACATGTTTCTGATGCACCAGTGGATCAAGAACGAGCCTGTTGATCTGCTTATCGGCAACACCTACGGCAAGTACATCGCACGTGACGAAGATATCCCGTTCGTGCGCTTCGGCTTCCCGATTCTCGACCGCATCGGCCACAGCTATTTCCCGAACGTAGGGTACAGCGGTTCGCTCAGGCTGGTCGAGAAAATCCTCGGCGTGCTCATGGATCGTCAGGATCGCACGTCGCCGGAGGAGAGGTTCGAGCTGATTATGTGACGCGCTGCCGGAGCCGGTTCGCGATCCAGAGGCTCGCCCGGACGGCGGATTCCAGAACCCCGTCCGGCTTGTCCGCGAACCCCTCACGACGACAACGTATCAGACATGTTGACTGAAAGATTGACAACCGTCCGCCTTCGATAACGGGAGGCGGACGACAATGAAGGGAAAGAAGTAATGGATACGCAGAACATCAGCCTGCTCGAGGGCAGGGAAAAACAGGTCTATGAAAAGAGTGCGGGTAGCGCGGAAGTTGACATCGCCTGTGAGAAGACCAGCCTCTCCGGCTCGGTCAGCCAACGGGCCTGCGTCTTCTGCGGTTCACGTGTCGTGCTCTATCCGGTAGCCGACGCCATTCACATCGTCCACGGCCCGATCGGTTGCGCCGCCTACACCTGGGACATCCGGGGAGCGGTGTCGTCGGGACCCGAACTGCACAGACTCAGCTTTTCGACCGACCTGCAGGAGATGGACGTCATCTACGGCGGCGAAAAGAAGCTCTACAAATCGCTGATCGAACTGATCGACCAGTACCAGCCCAACGCGGCATTTATCTATTCGACCTGCATCATCGGCCTCATCGGCGACGACATCGATGCGGTCTGCAAAAAAGTTGCAAAAGAGAAAGGAATCCCGGTCTTGCCGGTGCATTCCGAAGGATTCAAGGGCACCAAGAAGGATGGCTACAAAGCCGCCTGCCACGCTCTTATGAAGCTGATCGGCCAGGGTTCGACCGAAGGCATCAGCAAATACAGCATCAACATTCTCGGCGAATTCAACCTCGCCGGAGAAGCCTGGATCATCCGGGAATATTATGAAAAAATGGGCATCCAGGTGGTCGCCACCATGACCGGCGACGGCCGCATCGGCGACATCCGCCGCTCGCACGGCGCGTCGCTCAACGTGGTGCAGTGCTCCGGCTCGATGACCACCCTCGCCAAGGAGATGGAGGAGAAGTACGGCATTCCGTACATCCGCGTGTCGTACTTCGGCTTCGAGGATATGAGCAAATCGCTCTACGACGTGGCGCAGCACTTCCCCGACAGGCCGGAACTGATGGAGAAGGCCAAGGAGATCGTGCGCGACGAGATCAGGAAATACTACCCCGAGATGCAGAAGTTCAAGGCCGCGTTGACCGGCAAGAAGGCTGCGATCTACGTCGGCGGCGCGTTCAAGACCTTCTCGCTCATCAAGGCCCTGCGCACCATCGGCATGTCGGTCGTGCTCGCCGGATCGCAGACCGGCAACAAGCAGGACTACAAGAACCTGAAGGAGATGTGCGACGAAGGCACGGTGATCGTTGACGACTCCAACCCGGTCGAGCTCTCCAAGTTCGTGCTCGAAAAGGAGGCCGACCTGCTCATCGGCGGCGTCAAGGAGCGCCCCATCGCCTTCAAGCTCGGCGTCGGCTTCTGCGACCACAACCACGAGCGCAAGATTCCGCTCGCCGGATTCATCGGCATGTACTATTTCGCCAAGGAGGTTTACGAATCGGTGATGAGCCCCGTGTGGCAGTTCGCCCCGAGAAAAGGAGGTGTCAAATGACCACGAATGCATCGACCATGACGGCCAAAACGGCCACGCAGAACGCCTGCAAGCTCTGCACTCCGCTCGGCGCATGCCTGGCCTTCCGGGGCATCGAATCGTGCGTACCGTTCCTGCACGGCTCGCAGGGTTGCGCCACCTACATCCGGCGCTACCTCATCAGCCACTACAAGGAGCCGATTGACATCGCCTCCTCGAACTTCAACGAAGAGACGGCGGTCTTCGGCGGCAGCCACAACCTGCAGCTGGGCCTCAAAAACGTGACGCAGCAGTACAAGCCACAGGTGATCGGCATCGCCACCACCTGCCTGTCGGAGACCATCGGCGACGACGTACCGATGATTCTCAAGGAGTACGAAGCGATCATGGGCGGCGCGGGCAACATTCCGGCGATGATCTTCGCCTCCACGCCGAGCTACAGCGGCAGCCACATCGACGGCTTCCACGCCGCCGTGCGCTCCGCCGTCCAGACCTTCGCCACCGGCGGCACGAAAAAGAACATGCTCAACCTCTTTTCGGGAATGATTTCACCGGCAGACATCCGCTACATGAAGGAGATTCTGACCGACTTCGGGATGCCCTTCATGCTGCTGCCGGACTATTCGCAGACGCTCGACGGCGGCCCGTGGGGCGAGTACCACCGCATTCCGCCCGGCGGCACGCCGACCAGCGTCATTGCCGACAGCGGCAGCGCCTCGGCCAGCATCGAGTTCAGCTCGACGCTCGAAGCCAAAAAGTCGGCGGCGGGCTACCTCGAAGAGAGCTTCGGCGTGGCGCGCCACAGCCTGCCCCTGCCGATCGGCATCAAGGCGACCGACCGCTTCTTCGCACTGCTCGAAGAGCTGACCGAACAACCGATGCCTGAAAAATACGAAGACGAGCGCCACCGCCTCGTGGACGCCTACGCGGACGGCCACAAGTACATCTTCGGCAGAAAGGCGATTCTCTACGGCGAGGAAGATCTGGTCATCTCGATGGCCGCTTTCCTCTGCGAAATCGGCGTCGTGCCGGTGCTCTGCGCCTCGGGCGGCAAGAGCGGCCAAATGAAAAAACGCCTGCTGGAGCTTGTGCCAGATATGGAGGAACAGGGCATCGAAGCGCGCGAGGGCGTTGACTTCGTGGACATCGAACACGAAGCGGAGCGGCTCAAGCCCGATATGCTCATCGGCAACAGCAAGGGCTTCACGATGTCAAAAAAGCACGAGCTGCCACTCATCAGAATCGGCTTCCCGATTCACGACCGCTTTGGCGGCCAGCGCCTGCACCACCTCGGCTATCGCGGTACGCAGGAGCTGTTCGACCGCATCGTCAATACCGTCATCGAAGAGCGCCAGAAATCGTCACCGATCGGCTACACCTATATGTAATGAAGAATCAATCATGACCTGAAGGGAGGCATCATGACACTCAATATCAAGAACCATCCGTGCTTCAACGACTCGTCGAGGCACACCTTCGGAAGAATACACCTGCCGGTCGCGCCGAAATGCAACATCCAGTGCAACTACTGCAACCGGAAGTTCGACTGCATGAACGAAAACCGGCCCGGCATCACCAGCAAGGTGCTCTCGCCAAAACAGGCGCTCTACTACCTCGACAACGCCCTGAAGCTCTCGCCGAACATCTCGGTGGTGGGCATCGCAGGCCCCGGCGATCCGTTCGCCAACCCGAACGAAACGATGGAAACGTTGCGGCTCGTGCGCGAGAAATACCCGGAGATGCTGCTCTGCGTGGCCACCAACGGCCTCGACGTGCTGCCCTACATCGAGGAGCTGGCGGAGTTGCAGGTCAGCCACGTGACGCTCACGATCAACGCCATCGATCCGGAGATCGCTCAGGAAATCTACGCCTGGGTACGCTACCAGAAGAAGATGTACCGCGACCGCCAGGCCGCCGAGCTCTTGCTCGAAAACCAACTCGCCGCCCTGCAAAAGCTCAAAAGGTTCGGCGTCACGGCCAAGGTCAACTCGATCATCATACCCGGCGTCAACGACAAGCACGTGATCGAAGTGGCCCGTCAGGTCGCCTCGATGGGTGCGGACATTCTGAACGCGCTGCCTTACTACAACACGACTGAAACCGTGTTCGAGAACATTCCCGAACCCGATCCGATGATGGTCAGGGAAATTCAGGAGGAGGCCGGAAAGCTCCTGCCGCAGATGAAGCACTGTGCCCGCTGCCGAGCCGACGCGGTCGGCATCATCGGCGAAATCAACAACGACGAAATGATGGCGAAGCTCGCCGAAGCGGCGCTGATGCCAAAGAATCCGGACGAACATCGCCCGTACATCGCCGTGGCGAGCCTCGAAGGCGTGCTCATCAACCAGCACCTCGGCGAAGCCGACCGGTTCCTCGTTTACGCGCTCGACGAGAAGAAGAAGAGCTGCACGCTGGTCGATTCGCGCCCCGCCCCGCCCCCCGGCGGCGGCAAGAACCGCTGGGAAGCGCTCGCCGCGAAGCTCTCCGACTGCCGCGCCGTCTTGGTCAACAGCGCTGGCAACTCGCCGCAATCGGTGCTCAAAGCCAGTGGCATCGACGTCATGTCGATCGAAGGGGTGATCGAAGAGGCGGTTTACGGCGTCTTTACCGGCCAGAACCTGAAACATCTGATGAAAAGCAGCCAGATCCACGCCTGCAAAACAAGCTGCAGCGGCGACGGCAACGGCTGCGACTAAGATCCGATCCCCGGTTTAAAAACCGGGGCAACTGAAAAAAATGTAAGTGCAAATATCCGCAGGGTTAAAACCCTGCTGAATATGGGACTACCCAACCATAACAATCATAAAAAACAACCATCATGGACAAACCGAAACATCACATTTTTGTCTGCGCGAGCTTCAGGGCACAGGGTGCGCCACAGGGCATGTGCCACAAAAAAGAGTCGCTCAACCTGATTCCCTACCTCGAAAGCGAGCTTGCCGACCGCGGCATGAGCGACGTTGCCGTTTCGGCCACGGCCTGCCTGAACCTGTGTGAAAAAGGGCCGGTGCTGGTCGTCTATCCTGAGAACTTCTGGTACGGCGAAATCGACAGCGAAGACAAGGTCGATGAAATTCTCGATGCGCTCGAAGAGGGCGATGTCTGCGAGGATCACATAATTAATTAAGAACTTCCTTTCCCTTCAGGAAGCCGGGGGCTCTGCCATGTGTTAACTGGAAACACACAGCATCCCTCATTATTTTTGTCATTCGTTATTACTTTTATTACATATCGAATACAACGTAACCAAAAGAGAGAAAACGGCTTGTTTTTTTGCACTTCGTTATAACCCTATATACCAAACGATTTATTTGTAAACCGGAATACTGGTCATGAAAAAAACATCACTTATCGTCCTGTTAACCATGTTCTCCGCTACGGCGAAGGCAGAGGAAGACCCGGAATTGCTCGCACTCCACACCTGGACAGCACCTGAAATCACGGTCTCCGGCAAAAAGGGCGACCTCCTGCAAAACGTCACCGGCAAGGAGTCCGCCGTACTCAACCCGTCGCAAATGTCGGTTTATAAAGTCATCAACATGATGCCCTCGATCAGCCAGCAGAGCGTCGATCCCTACGGGCTGGCCGACATCGTCAACTACCACGAGTCGTTCCGGTTCCGGGGCGTCGAGGCGACCGCTGGCGGCGTCCCCGGCACAACGGCCAACGTCGAAGGGCTGCCGGTCACCGGACGTCCGGGGGGTGGGGTGACGATTTACGACCTTGAAAACTTCGAGAACATCGCGGTCTATAGCGGTGTCATGCCAGCAAACATCGGCCTCGGC
Protein-coding sequences here:
- a CDS encoding (2Fe-2S) ferredoxin domain-containing protein, whose amino-acid sequence is MDKPKHHIFVCASFRAQGAPQGMCHKKESLNLIPYLESELADRGMSDVAVSATACLNLCEKGPVLVVYPENFWYGEIDSEDKVDEILDALEEGDVCEDHIIN
- the nifD gene encoding nitrogenase molybdenum-iron protein alpha chain encodes the protein MEAKVLIPDPSKIKEELINKYPAKVAKKRSKSIVINDPETVPEVQANVRTVPGIITQRGCAYAGCKGVVLGPTRDIVNIVHGPIGCSFYAWLTRRNQTRPETPEHENYITYCFSTDMQEEHVVFGGEKKLKVAIQEAYDLFHPKAIAIFSTCPVGLIGDDVQAVSREMKEKLGDCNVFGFSCEGYRGVSQSAGHHIANNGVFKHMVGNNNEVKPGKFKLNLLGEYNIGGDAFEIERLLEKCGITLVASFSGNSTVGAIENAHTADLNVIMCHRSINYMGDMMETKYGIPWMKVNFVGAESTAKSLHKIAEYFGDEELKARVEEVIAEEVPAVKAIIDEIRPRTEGKTAMLFVGGSRAHHYQDLFSELGMTTLAAGYEFAHRDDYEGREVLPKIKIDADSKNIEELKVTADPELYNPRKTEAELEELKAKGLEINGYEGMMKQMMKKTLVVDDVSHYESEKLIELYKPDIFCAGIKEKYVVQKMGVPLKQLHSYDYGGPYTGFKGAVNFYKDIDRMVNNPVWKMIKAPWEKAESDSLEASYVAS
- a CDS encoding nitrogenase component 1 — protein: MTTNASTMTAKTATQNACKLCTPLGACLAFRGIESCVPFLHGSQGCATYIRRYLISHYKEPIDIASSNFNEETAVFGGSHNLQLGLKNVTQQYKPQVIGIATTCLSETIGDDVPMILKEYEAIMGGAGNIPAMIFASTPSYSGSHIDGFHAAVRSAVQTFATGGTKKNMLNLFSGMISPADIRYMKEILTDFGMPFMLLPDYSQTLDGGPWGEYHRIPPGGTPTSVIADSGSASASIEFSSTLEAKKSAAGYLEESFGVARHSLPLPIGIKATDRFFALLEELTEQPMPEKYEDERHRLVDAYADGHKYIFGRKAILYGEEDLVISMAAFLCEIGVVPVLCASGGKSGQMKKRLLELVPDMEEQGIEAREGVDFVDIEHEAERLKPDMLIGNSKGFTMSKKHELPLIRIGFPIHDRFGGQRLHHLGYRGTQELFDRIVNTVIEERQKSSPIGYTYM
- the nifE gene encoding nitrogenase iron-molybdenum cofactor biosynthesis protein NifE, coding for MDTQNISLLEGREKQVYEKSAGSAEVDIACEKTSLSGSVSQRACVFCGSRVVLYPVADAIHIVHGPIGCAAYTWDIRGAVSSGPELHRLSFSTDLQEMDVIYGGEKKLYKSLIELIDQYQPNAAFIYSTCIIGLIGDDIDAVCKKVAKEKGIPVLPVHSEGFKGTKKDGYKAACHALMKLIGQGSTEGISKYSINILGEFNLAGEAWIIREYYEKMGIQVVATMTGDGRIGDIRRSHGASLNVVQCSGSMTTLAKEMEEKYGIPYIRVSYFGFEDMSKSLYDVAQHFPDRPELMEKAKEIVRDEIRKYYPEMQKFKAALTGKKAAIYVGGAFKTFSLIKALRTIGMSVVLAGSQTGNKQDYKNLKEMCDEGTVIVDDSNPVELSKFVLEKEADLLIGGVKERPIAFKLGVGFCDHNHERKIPLAGFIGMYYFAKEVYESVMSPVWQFAPRKGGVK
- the nifK gene encoding nitrogenase molybdenum-iron protein subunit beta, with protein sequence MLLRHTTKEVKEREGLTINPAKTCQPIGAMYAALGIHGCLPHSHGSQGCCSYHRSTLTRHYKEPVMAATSSFTEGASVFGGQANLLSAIETIFSVYEPDVIAVHSTCLSETIGDDLQQITKKAKDDGKIPEGKYVIYASTPSFVGSHITGYANMVTGMAEQFAVSTGEKKDQVNVIAGWMEPSDMREIKSLASRLGVKIVLFPDTSDVLDAPQTGKHEFYPKGGTTIAELMSAGDSKCSLALGCVSAEPAAIALDKKCKVPFETVDMPIGLSATDRFIMALSKAGSVKVPDEITAERGRLVDVMADMEQYFYGKKVALFGDPDQLIPLTEFLLDLGMIPAHIVSGTPGMRFEKRMKEILERAPGANFRNGPQADMFLMHQWIKNEPVDLLIGNTYGKYIARDEDIPFVRFGFPILDRIGHSYFPNVGYSGSLRLVEKILGVLMDRQDRTSPEERFELIM
- the nifB gene encoding nitrogenase cofactor biosynthesis protein NifB — its product is MTLNIKNHPCFNDSSRHTFGRIHLPVAPKCNIQCNYCNRKFDCMNENRPGITSKVLSPKQALYYLDNALKLSPNISVVGIAGPGDPFANPNETMETLRLVREKYPEMLLCVATNGLDVLPYIEELAELQVSHVTLTINAIDPEIAQEIYAWVRYQKKMYRDRQAAELLLENQLAALQKLKRFGVTAKVNSIIIPGVNDKHVIEVARQVASMGADILNALPYYNTTETVFENIPEPDPMMVREIQEEAGKLLPQMKHCARCRADAVGIIGEINNDEMMAKLAEAALMPKNPDEHRPYIAVASLEGVLINQHLGEADRFLVYALDEKKKSCTLVDSRPAPPPGGGKNRWEALAAKLSDCRAVLVNSAGNSPQSVLKASGIDVMSIEGVIEEAVYGVFTGQNLKHLMKSSQIHACKTSCSGDGNGCD